In one window of Janthinobacterium sp. 1_2014MBL_MicDiv DNA:
- a CDS encoding DUF3820 family protein — MNSEKLALLVTREMPYGKYQGRLLADLPGHYLGWFAREGFPSGELGSLIALMYELDHNDLRSLLDPLRTHKSPWRPGE; from the coding sequence ATGAATTCAGAAAAACTGGCGCTGCTGGTCACGCGCGAAATGCCGTATGGGAAATATCAGGGGCGCTTGCTGGCCGACCTGCCCGGCCACTACCTGGGCTGGTTCGCGCGCGAAGGCTTTCCTTCGGGCGAACTGGGCAGCCTGATCGCGCTCATGTATGAACTCGACCACAATGATTTGCGCAGCCTGCTCGACCCCTTGCGCACGCACAAGTCGCCATGGCGGCCGGGGGAATAA
- a CDS encoding glutaredoxin domain-containing protein — translation MTRAILDETQIHPAARPLIGSRHTAIVREVQAAIAAHQVVVVGMALNPFPRKARKILDVLGTPYQYLQYGSYLNQWHRRNALKMWTGWPTFPMIFVNGVLIGGASELQQLVENGEFSAMLAKKVRQF, via the coding sequence ATGACCCGCGCCATTCTCGACGAAACCCAGATCCATCCCGCCGCCCGCCCCCTGATCGGCAGCAGGCACACGGCGATCGTGCGCGAGGTGCAGGCTGCCATTGCCGCGCATCAGGTGGTGGTGGTCGGCATGGCGCTCAATCCGTTTCCGCGCAAGGCGCGCAAGATCCTCGACGTGCTGGGCACGCCGTATCAGTATTTGCAATACGGCAGCTACCTGAACCAGTGGCACCGCCGCAATGCGCTGAAGATGTGGACGGGCTGGCCCACGTTTCCCATGATCTTCGTCAATGGCGTGCTGATCGGTGGCGCCAGCGAGCTGCAACAGCTCGTGGAAAATGGCGAGTTCAGCGCCATGCTGGCAAAGAAAGTGCGCCAGTTCTGA
- a CDS encoding serine hydrolase domain-containing protein: protein MPVHTPKPVSPISRRAFLGAGLSALLLPAVATGERLAPPAADLESFIRNEMRTANIPGLAAGFARDGVVQFAQGYGMANIAQRRVVTADTMFHLASVTKVVTATMVMRLAERGKFALDESIAGYLDFPVINPRFRDTAITFRQLLTHTSSISDARYYEIDFRQQGRDAEQVLSDFLKQYLTPEGVNYSAAQCFSAMPPASTWDYSNVGFALLGHLAGRIGGVDMREQTRRDIFAPLAMNDTSWTIKGTPPLRSAEPYDLVDGALVAVKPVGFPDWPVGMLRSSISDFMKFVAAAANAGHSAGVNVLGASAMAQMLDMQTPVGLPAWLSGQGLGWMASPLGGQAMPNHWGGDPGVFTAVYLNPLTRSGVAVFTNTSTSAESRDAVKNIANRLFQLAT, encoded by the coding sequence ATGCCAGTCCATACCCCCAAGCCTGTGTCCCCGATTTCCCGGCGCGCGTTTCTCGGAGCGGGACTGTCAGCGCTGTTGTTGCCGGCCGTCGCGACGGGAGAGCGTCTCGCGCCTCCGGCCGCCGACCTGGAGTCCTTTATCCGGAACGAAATGCGCACGGCCAACATCCCAGGCCTGGCCGCCGGTTTTGCCCGCGATGGCGTGGTGCAATTTGCTCAAGGTTACGGCATGGCCAACATCGCCCAGCGCAGGGTCGTGACCGCCGACACGATGTTTCATCTTGCGTCCGTTACCAAAGTGGTGACCGCGACCATGGTCATGCGTCTGGCCGAGCGGGGCAAGTTCGCCCTCGATGAATCGATCGCGGGCTATCTGGATTTCCCCGTTATCAACCCGCGATTCCGCGACACGGCAATCACCTTCCGACAGCTGCTGACGCACACATCGAGCATTTCCGACGCCCGGTATTACGAAATCGACTTCCGGCAGCAGGGCCGCGATGCCGAGCAAGTCTTGTCCGACTTCCTCAAGCAGTATCTCACGCCCGAGGGTGTCAATTATTCGGCAGCGCAATGCTTCTCAGCCATGCCCCCTGCATCCACATGGGACTACAGCAATGTGGGCTTCGCCTTGCTGGGGCATCTTGCTGGCCGCATCGGAGGGGTGGACATGCGCGAACAGACCCGCAGGGATATTTTTGCGCCGCTCGCCATGAATGATACGAGCTGGACGATCAAAGGCACCCCGCCCTTGCGCAGCGCCGAGCCATATGACCTGGTGGATGGGGCGCTGGTCGCCGTGAAACCTGTCGGTTTTCCAGACTGGCCGGTTGGCATGTTGCGATCATCGATCAGCGATTTCATGAAGTTCGTCGCCGCGGCGGCAAACGCCGGTCATTCGGCAGGCGTTAACGTGCTGGGAGCGTCCGCCATGGCGCAGATGCTGGATATGCAGACGCCGGTCGGACTACCGGCCTGGCTGAGCGGCCAGGGGCTGGGCTGGATGGCATCCCCGCTGGGAGGACAGGCGATGCCCAATCATTGGGGCGGCGATCCGGGCGTCTTTACCGCCGTGTATCTGAATCCGCTCACGCGCAGCGGCGTGGCGGTATTCACCAACACGAGCACCTCGGCGGAAAGTAGAGACGCCGTCAAGAATATCGCCAATCGCCTGTTTCAACTGGCCACCTAA
- a CDS encoding MarR family winged helix-turn-helix transcriptional regulator, whose amino-acid sequence MIMHDYSRLAGGAAIGARLRRLSESLDGDSTRVYAALGISFEQRWFGVLNQLALRESATVGELAATLKITHVSVSQTRQSLEKAGIVTSESDPEDARKKKITLTAEGKRLVAQLRPIWLACDEAARELNAEAGDVVASLNRLDDALERQSIFDRIMVRIARR is encoded by the coding sequence ATGATCATGCACGATTATTCGCGGCTTGCCGGCGGAGCAGCGATCGGCGCCAGGCTGAGGCGCCTGTCGGAAAGCCTCGACGGTGACTCGACGCGGGTGTACGCCGCCTTGGGAATTTCATTCGAGCAGCGCTGGTTTGGCGTGCTGAACCAATTAGCCTTGAGGGAATCCGCTACCGTGGGGGAACTGGCGGCGACGCTGAAAATCACGCATGTTTCCGTGAGTCAGACACGGCAGTCACTTGAAAAAGCGGGCATCGTGACGTCGGAGTCGGACCCCGAGGATGCGCGCAAGAAGAAAATAACGCTCACTGCGGAAGGCAAGCGACTGGTCGCACAGTTGCGGCCAATCTGGCTTGCATGTGACGAAGCGGCCCGTGAGCTGAACGCGGAGGCGGGTGACGTCGTGGCGTCGCTAAACAGGCTCGATGATGCTCTGGAGCGGCAATCCATCTTTGATCGCATCATGGTCCGCATTGCCAGGCGATAA